A single genomic interval of Peribacillus sp. FSL H8-0477 harbors:
- a CDS encoding GlsB/YeaQ/YmgE family stress response membrane protein, whose protein sequence is MELLWMLIVGGIIGWLGSLIIGRDMPGGVIGNIVAGFIGAWLGTAILGSIGPATGGFYIVPALLGAIIVVFIVSLIMRNTRWR, encoded by the coding sequence TTGGAACTTCTTTGGATGTTAATTGTTGGTGGGATTATTGGCTGGCTGGGGAGTTTAATAATTGGACGTGATATGCCTGGTGGAGTCATTGGGAATATCGTTGCTGGATTTATAGGAGCATGGCTTGGTACGGCTATTCTAGGTTCAATCGGACCTGCTACTGGCGGATTTTACATTGTTCCTGCACTGCTTGGGGCAATCATAGTGGTTTTTATTGTGTCCTTAATTATGCGAAATACGAGATGGAGATAA
- a CDS encoding 2TM domain-containing protein, which produces MERNEQYRQAKKRVENLFGFYIHLAVYLLVNSMLFIINFLTDAGNWWFLFPLGGWGAGLFIHGVTTWVHSSIGYDWKEKKIQEYMDKDKKG; this is translated from the coding sequence ATGGAGAGAAATGAACAATACCGTCAGGCGAAAAAAAGGGTTGAAAATCTATTTGGCTTCTATATTCATTTAGCTGTTTACCTGTTAGTGAATAGTATGCTCTTTATTATTAATTTCTTAACGGATGCTGGAAACTGGTGGTTTCTGTTCCCGCTCGGAGGATGGGGTGCTGGATTGTTCATACATGGGGTCACGACATGGGTACACAGCAGTATTGGTTATGACTGGAAAGAAAAAAAGATACAAGAATATATGGATAAAGATAAAAAGGGTTAA
- the katA gene encoding catalase KatA: MTDRKLTTSWGAPVGDNQNSITAGHRGPTLIQDVYLLEKLAHFNRERVPERVVHAKGGGAHGFFEVTNDMSQYTKAKLFNGTGTKTDMFIRFSTVAGELGSADTLRDPRGFAVKFYTEEGNYDIVGNNTPVFFIRDAIKFPDFIHTQKRDPQTHLKNPTAVWDFWSHSPESLHQVSILMSDRGIPATWRHTHGFGSHTFKWVNAEGQAVWVKYHFKTEQGVKNLDVDLAAQLAGENPDYHTEDLFNAIEKGDFPSWKLCVQIMPEEDANTYRFDPFDVTKVWSQKDYPLIEVGRMTLNRNPENYFAEVEQATFSPGTLVPGIEPSPDKMLQGRLFAYADAARYRVGANHNTLPINRPKVEAANNFRDGAMRHDANGGKSVYYEPNSFGGPTETPENKIAPFAVSGVADSVAYDEHDHYTQAGDLYRLLSEDERTRLVANIVGAMKPVTLDEIKLRQIGHFYKADAEYGTRIAEGLGLEVPAAVVQR, from the coding sequence ATGACAGATCGTAAACTTACGACTAGCTGGGGTGCACCTGTTGGTGACAACCAAAATTCAATTACTGCCGGCCATCGCGGCCCTACATTGATTCAAGACGTATATCTTTTAGAAAAACTTGCACATTTTAACCGTGAACGTGTGCCTGAGCGTGTTGTACATGCTAAAGGCGGCGGAGCACATGGTTTCTTCGAAGTGACAAATGATATGTCACAATATACTAAAGCAAAACTATTTAATGGCACAGGCACAAAAACAGATATGTTTATCCGCTTCTCTACAGTTGCTGGTGAACTTGGTTCTGCTGATACGCTTCGTGATCCACGTGGATTTGCTGTTAAATTTTATACAGAAGAAGGCAACTACGATATCGTAGGTAATAACACGCCTGTATTCTTTATTCGTGATGCAATTAAATTCCCTGACTTTATCCATACACAAAAAAGAGATCCACAAACACACTTGAAGAACCCAACAGCAGTATGGGATTTCTGGTCTCATTCTCCAGAATCACTTCATCAGGTTTCAATTCTAATGTCAGACCGTGGTATTCCTGCTACATGGCGTCACACTCATGGTTTCGGAAGCCATACGTTCAAGTGGGTTAATGCTGAAGGACAAGCAGTTTGGGTGAAATACCACTTTAAAACTGAACAAGGTGTTAAAAACCTTGATGTGGATCTTGCTGCACAGCTTGCAGGTGAAAATCCTGATTACCACACTGAAGATTTATTCAATGCGATTGAAAAAGGTGATTTCCCTTCTTGGAAGCTATGCGTTCAAATCATGCCTGAAGAAGATGCAAATACGTACCGTTTCGATCCATTTGATGTAACAAAAGTATGGTCTCAAAAAGATTACCCGTTAATCGAAGTTGGCCGTATGACATTAAATAGAAACCCTGAGAACTATTTTGCTGAAGTTGAGCAAGCAACATTCTCACCTGGAACGCTTGTACCTGGTATTGAGCCATCTCCAGATAAAATGCTTCAAGGGCGACTATTTGCTTACGCTGATGCTGCACGTTACCGTGTTGGTGCTAATCATAATACACTTCCGATTAATCGCCCGAAAGTGGAAGCTGCTAACAACTTCCGTGATGGCGCTATGCGTCATGATGCTAACGGCGGTAAATCAGTATATTATGAGCCAAATAGTTTCGGCGGCCCTACTGAAACTCCAGAAAACAAAATAGCTCCATTTGCTGTTTCAGGAGTAGCTGATAGTGTTGCGTATGATGAACATGATCATTATACACAAGCAGGAGATCTTTACCGTCTACTAAGCGAAGATGAGCGTACTCGTCTTGTTGCTAATATCGTTGGTGCAATGAAACCTGTGACACTAGATGAAATCAAGCTTCGTCAAATTGGACACTTCTACAAAGCAGATGCTGAATATGGAACTCGTATTGCAGAAGGTCTTGGATTAGAAGTACCAGCAGCAGTTGTTCAAAGATAA